A window from Kluyveromyces lactis strain NRRL Y-1140 chromosome E complete sequence encodes these proteins:
- the SOD1 gene encoding superoxide dismutase SOD1 (highly similar to uniprot|P00445 Saccharomyces cerevisiae YJR104C SOD1 Cu Zn superoxide dismutase some mutations are analogous to those that cause ALS (amyotrophic lateral sclerosis) in humans), with product MVNAVAVLKGDSSVSGIVRFEQESEDQQTKISWEITGNDANALRGFHIHTFGDNTNGCTSAGPHFNPFNKNHGAPEDEERHVGDLGNIPTDAQGISKGSLTDKHIKLLGPLSIVGRTVVVHAGQDDLGKGGDAESLKTGNAGARHACGVIGISNA from the coding sequence ATGGTTAATGCAGTTGCAGTTTTGAAGGGTGATTCCTCTGTTTCAGGTATTGTTAGATTCGAACAAGAATCAGAAGATCAACAAACCAAGATTTCTTGGGAAATCACTGGTAATGACGCCAATGCTTTGAGAGGTTTCCATATCCATACTTTTGGTGACAACACCAATGGTTGCACCTCTGCTGGTCCACATTTCAACCCATTCAACAAGAACCACGGTGCtccagaagatgaagaaagacaCGTCGGTGACTTGGGTAACATTCCAACTGATGCTCAAGGTATTTCTAAGGGTAGTTTGACTGACAAGCACATTAAGTTACTGGGTCCTCTATCTATCGTCGGCAGAACCGTTGTTGTTCACGCTGGTCAAGATGATTTAGGTAAGGGTGGCGATGctgaatctttgaagacCGGTAACGCCGGTGCCAGACACGCCTGTGGTGTTATTGGTATCTCTAACGCTTAA